The proteins below are encoded in one region of Mya arenaria isolate MELC-2E11 chromosome 15, ASM2691426v1:
- the LOC128218777 gene encoding uncharacterized protein LOC128218777 — MLLSSVNFIAKGRTGKKDVKQDKKVVEDLEDSREDVCEMCRKQIEEDSTIFQFPTLSHSGSSNSYKTSGYSSAESLVSEENKGDRVTIATGDELCLSVDQFYYTIGLKEGERTDSTCVFRKQVLDYTEQSNGHIETAVFVLDCDQDFYLTCSKNKSLELNYYPESPKPDTEDERMFLIYYTTLGHVLIQPKHHKNTYLHHIDHALSVQQLDLNWRCPEEYFFHFNAVPEDTYRQKSKRQITCSHKAMSTDNECENDTDNSSVARRNTKNSFKVKKSEQMKDIPEKCNRVLLPTRKVCKNKHSLKSLFIGCFSGRSNLLSQSEV, encoded by the exons ATGTTGTTGAGTTCCGTAAATTTCATTGCGAAGGGGCGAACAGGAAAGAAAGATGTTAAACAGGACAAGAAAGTTGTCGAAGACTTAGAAGATTCTCGGGAAGATGTCTGTGAAATGTGCAGAAAGCAG attgaGGAAGACAGCACAATCTTTCAGTTCCCGACCCTCTCCCACAGTGGATCCAGCAACAGCTATAAGACATCAG GATACTCATCTGCGGAAAGCCTCGTTTCGGAAGAAAACAAAGGTGACCGCGTCACCATAGCAACAGGCGATGAGCTGTGTCTAAGTGTGGACCAGTTCTACTACACCATCGGCCTTAAAGAGGGGGAGCGCACCGATAGCACAT GTGTGTTCCGGAAGCAAGTGCTGGACTACACAGAGCAGTCAAATGGCCACATCGAGACGGCCGTGTTTGTCCTGGACTGTGACCAAGACTTCTACCTCACGTGCTCCAAGAACAAAAGCCTGGAACTGAAT TATTACCCAGAATCGCCTAAACCGGACACGGAAGATGAGCGAATGTTTCTGATATACTACACAACGTTGGGACACGTGCTCATTCAACCTAAACATCACAAAAACACGTACTTACATCACATAGATCACGCTCTGAGTGTCCAGCAACTAGATTTAAACTGGAGATGTCCGGAGGAGTACTTTTTCCACTTTAACGCTGTGCCAGAGGACACATATCGACAAAAATCCAAGAGACAAATCACGTGCTCACACAAAGCTATGTCGACAGACAACGAATGCGAAAACGATACAGACAATTCTTCCGTCGCAAGAAGGAATACCAAAAACTCGTTTAAAGTGAAGAAATCAGAACAGATGAAAGACATTCCGGAAAAATGTAACAGAGTACTTTTACCAACAAGAAAAGTGTGCAAAAATAAGCATTCATTGAAGAGTTTATTCATTGGATGTTTTAGCGGCCGAAGTAACTTGCTTTCACAATCAGAAGTGTGA